One Alligator mississippiensis isolate rAllMis1 chromosome 1, rAllMis1, whole genome shotgun sequence genomic window carries:
- the TTLL2 gene encoding probable tubulin polyglutamylase TTLL2 isoform X2, with amino-acid sequence MAEDHNTKDTLKPLVFRLHDSVPKMVREVLMERGWSEFDKRQQDKSDWNLYWRNTPFHVTDHRNIKPWQRLNHYPETVKITRKDYLARNLKRMKGIYGSALYEFSPVAFIMPNDYVKFIAEYSKERQSQGRKSSYWICKPVNLSRGRGILIFQDIKDLIYDYVVIVQKYISNPLLISGYKWDLRLYVCVTSFCPLTIYTYEEGLVRFATEKFDLSSLDNVYAHLTNTSINKFGPSYKKDKVGIGRGCKWTFSKCRSYLRSIGVDDLLLWQRINNIVTLTLLAITPSVPLTHNCFELFGFDILIDDKFKPWLLEVNCSPALHLDCSIDATVKKGLLHDVIELLNYKQIDTLRQSKGVRTKASCASKSQVSLSIHSKSTTDSAPHFLASRQPQTECTVASPVQSLLEVAGRSFSEEAIVTRKAARVHPRKTLTSQLRERMNTPKTSFPSRAASNSKPIQGTLHHVPVPVPGQSTQWLPIELYKNKLSIPPYFLTDQDKKPFPRIGDFVLIFPFNDAALQASRNGIDVKGIIQEIHKLMTEQLSRGIQKVKDRKDYLTIKKCL; translated from the coding sequence ATGGCAGAGGACCACAACACAAAAGACACCTTGAAACCCCTGGTGTTCCGTCTCCACGACAGCGTTCCTAAAATGGTCCGTGAAGTCTTAATGGAACGTGGCTGGAGTGAATTTGATAAACGACAGCAGGACAAATCAGACTGGAATCTGTACTGGCGGAACACCCCTTTCCATGTGACAGACCACCGTAACATTAAACCCTGGCAGAGGCTCAATCACTATCCAGAAACAGTCAAGATCACAAGGAAAGACTATCTGGCAAGAAACCTTAAACGTATGAAAGGAATTTATGGATCAGCACTGTATGAATTTAGTCCAGTGGCATTCATTATGCCAAACGACTATGTCAAGTTTATAGCAGAATATAGCAAGGAGAGACAATCCCAAGGCAGAAAGTCAAGCTACTGGATTTGCAAACCTGTGAATCTGTCTCGAGGAAGGGGGATACTCATTTTCCAGGACATTAAGGATCTCATATATGATTATGTGGTCATTGTGCAGAAGTATATTAGTAACCCTTTGCTTATTTCTGGGTACAAATGGGATCTCCGCCTGTATGTTTGTGTCACTAGTTTTTGCCCCCTCACCATTTACACTTATGAAGAAGGACTGGTGAGGTTTGCCACAGAAAAGTTTGACCTCAGTTCTCTAGACAATGTATACGCCCATCTGACAAACACCAGTATCAATAAGTTTGGGCCCTCATATAAAAAAGATAAAGTAGGGATTGGCCGTGGTTGCAAATGGACATTCAGCAAATGCCGTTCTTACCTACGCAGCATTGGCGTAGACGACCTACTTTTGTGGCAAAGAATCAACAACATTGTGACACTGACCCTTCTTGCTATCACCCCTTCTGTACCATTGACTCACAATTGCTTTGAGCTCTTTGGGTTTGATATTCTGATAGATGACAAATTCAAACCATGGCTTTTAGAAGTGAACTGCAGCCCAGCCTTACATTTAGACTGCTCCATTGATGCAACAGTGAAAAAAGGACTTCTCCATGATGTCATTGAATTACTAAACTACAAACAAATTGACACCCTGAGACAAAGTAAAGGAGTCAGGACTAAAGCATCCTGTGCTAGTAAGTCACAGGTCTCCTTGAGTATTCACAGTAAAAGTACAACTGATTCTGCCCCACATTTCCTTGCTTCTAGGCAACCACAGACTGAATGCACTGTCGCTTCTCCTGTACAATCTCTCTTGGAAGTTGCAGGAAGATCATTTAGTGAAGAGGCCATAGTGACTAGGAAAGCAGCCAGAGTACATCCAAGGAAAACACTGACCTCTCAGCTCCGGGAGAGGATGAACACGCCAAAAACATCTTTCCCCTCCAGAGCTGCATCTAATAGCAAACCAATACAAGGAACTTTACATcatgtgcctgtgcctgtgcctggccAATCCACCCAATGGCTGCCCATTGAGttatataaaaacaaattaagcATCCCTCCTTATTTTCTCACAGATCAAGACAAGAAGCCCTTTCCTCGAATAGGTGATTTTGTCCTTATATTCCCTTTCAATGATGCTGCACTTCAAGCTTCCAGAAATGGAATAGATGTAAAAGGCATCATACAAGAAATACACAAATTAATGACTGAACAGTTGTCCCGGGGAATACAAAAAGTAAAGGACAGAAAAGATTATTTAACTATTAAAAAATGTCTATAA
- the TTLL2 gene encoding probable tubulin polyglutamylase TTLL2 isoform X1, with translation MYVMASSTIHFYLIVNPPDDSFSGSKGCTMAEDHNTKDTLKPLVFRLHDSVPKMVREVLMERGWSEFDKRQQDKSDWNLYWRNTPFHVTDHRNIKPWQRLNHYPETVKITRKDYLARNLKRMKGIYGSALYEFSPVAFIMPNDYVKFIAEYSKERQSQGRKSSYWICKPVNLSRGRGILIFQDIKDLIYDYVVIVQKYISNPLLISGYKWDLRLYVCVTSFCPLTIYTYEEGLVRFATEKFDLSSLDNVYAHLTNTSINKFGPSYKKDKVGIGRGCKWTFSKCRSYLRSIGVDDLLLWQRINNIVTLTLLAITPSVPLTHNCFELFGFDILIDDKFKPWLLEVNCSPALHLDCSIDATVKKGLLHDVIELLNYKQIDTLRQSKGVRTKASCASKSQVSLSIHSKSTTDSAPHFLASRQPQTECTVASPVQSLLEVAGRSFSEEAIVTRKAARVHPRKTLTSQLRERMNTPKTSFPSRAASNSKPIQGTLHHVPVPVPGQSTQWLPIELYKNKLSIPPYFLTDQDKKPFPRIGDFVLIFPFNDAALQASRNGIDVKGIIQEIHKLMTEQLSRGIQKVKDRKDYLTIKKCL, from the coding sequence ATGTATGTAATGGCTTCCAGCACAATCCATTTTTATCTGATTGTTAATCCTCCTGATGATTCCTTTTCAGGAAGTAAGGGCTGTACAATGGCAGAGGACCACAACACAAAAGACACCTTGAAACCCCTGGTGTTCCGTCTCCACGACAGCGTTCCTAAAATGGTCCGTGAAGTCTTAATGGAACGTGGCTGGAGTGAATTTGATAAACGACAGCAGGACAAATCAGACTGGAATCTGTACTGGCGGAACACCCCTTTCCATGTGACAGACCACCGTAACATTAAACCCTGGCAGAGGCTCAATCACTATCCAGAAACAGTCAAGATCACAAGGAAAGACTATCTGGCAAGAAACCTTAAACGTATGAAAGGAATTTATGGATCAGCACTGTATGAATTTAGTCCAGTGGCATTCATTATGCCAAACGACTATGTCAAGTTTATAGCAGAATATAGCAAGGAGAGACAATCCCAAGGCAGAAAGTCAAGCTACTGGATTTGCAAACCTGTGAATCTGTCTCGAGGAAGGGGGATACTCATTTTCCAGGACATTAAGGATCTCATATATGATTATGTGGTCATTGTGCAGAAGTATATTAGTAACCCTTTGCTTATTTCTGGGTACAAATGGGATCTCCGCCTGTATGTTTGTGTCACTAGTTTTTGCCCCCTCACCATTTACACTTATGAAGAAGGACTGGTGAGGTTTGCCACAGAAAAGTTTGACCTCAGTTCTCTAGACAATGTATACGCCCATCTGACAAACACCAGTATCAATAAGTTTGGGCCCTCATATAAAAAAGATAAAGTAGGGATTGGCCGTGGTTGCAAATGGACATTCAGCAAATGCCGTTCTTACCTACGCAGCATTGGCGTAGACGACCTACTTTTGTGGCAAAGAATCAACAACATTGTGACACTGACCCTTCTTGCTATCACCCCTTCTGTACCATTGACTCACAATTGCTTTGAGCTCTTTGGGTTTGATATTCTGATAGATGACAAATTCAAACCATGGCTTTTAGAAGTGAACTGCAGCCCAGCCTTACATTTAGACTGCTCCATTGATGCAACAGTGAAAAAAGGACTTCTCCATGATGTCATTGAATTACTAAACTACAAACAAATTGACACCCTGAGACAAAGTAAAGGAGTCAGGACTAAAGCATCCTGTGCTAGTAAGTCACAGGTCTCCTTGAGTATTCACAGTAAAAGTACAACTGATTCTGCCCCACATTTCCTTGCTTCTAGGCAACCACAGACTGAATGCACTGTCGCTTCTCCTGTACAATCTCTCTTGGAAGTTGCAGGAAGATCATTTAGTGAAGAGGCCATAGTGACTAGGAAAGCAGCCAGAGTACATCCAAGGAAAACACTGACCTCTCAGCTCCGGGAGAGGATGAACACGCCAAAAACATCTTTCCCCTCCAGAGCTGCATCTAATAGCAAACCAATACAAGGAACTTTACATcatgtgcctgtgcctgtgcctggccAATCCACCCAATGGCTGCCCATTGAGttatataaaaacaaattaagcATCCCTCCTTATTTTCTCACAGATCAAGACAAGAAGCCCTTTCCTCGAATAGGTGATTTTGTCCTTATATTCCCTTTCAATGATGCTGCACTTCAAGCTTCCAGAAATGGAATAGATGTAAAAGGCATCATACAAGAAATACACAAATTAATGACTGAACAGTTGTCCCGGGGAATACAAAAAGTAAAGGACAGAAAAGATTATTTAACTATTAAAAAATGTCTATAA